Proteins found in one Oculatellaceae cyanobacterium genomic segment:
- a CDS encoding class I fructose-bisphosphate aldolase: MTATLSLPSDLESILGQEAEDLLTHKAKVSKDLLHLPGSDWIDRIFAQSDRTPQVLRSLQQLYSSGRLANTGYLSILPVDQGIEHSAGASFSPNPIYFDPENIVKLALETGCNAVATTLGVLGMVSRKYAHKIPFIMKLNHNELLTYPNKYDQIMFASVEQAWNLGAVAVGATIYFGSPESTRQIQEVSRAFARAHELGIATILWCYLRNNAFKQDKDYHISADLTGQANHLGVTIQADIIKQKLPECNNGYGAVTQVTGEKYGMTNQRVYSELTTDHPIDLTRYQVLNCYSGRAGLINSGGASGKNDFAEAIRTAVINKRAGGSGLISGRKTFQRPFEEGVKLFHAIQDVYLSPDVTIA; this comes from the coding sequence ATGACCGCTACACTATCATTACCCAGCGATCTAGAATCTATACTCGGACAAGAAGCAGAAGACCTCCTGACTCACAAAGCAAAAGTTTCTAAAGATTTATTACATCTGCCAGGTTCAGATTGGATAGATCGAATTTTTGCTCAAAGCGATCGCACTCCGCAAGTACTACGCAGTCTCCAACAGCTTTATTCTTCCGGTCGTTTAGCTAACACGGGTTATCTCTCAATTCTCCCAGTAGACCAAGGAATTGAACACTCTGCTGGAGCTTCCTTTTCACCCAACCCTATTTATTTTGACCCAGAAAACATCGTAAAACTAGCTTTGGAAACAGGTTGTAACGCAGTTGCAACCACATTAGGGGTTTTGGGCATGGTTTCACGCAAATATGCTCATAAAATTCCCTTTATTATGAAACTTAACCACAATGAACTCTTAACTTACCCGAATAAATATGACCAAATCATGTTTGCATCAGTAGAGCAAGCATGGAACTTAGGCGCTGTTGCTGTTGGTGCAACCATTTATTTTGGTTCCCCAGAATCTACTCGCCAAATTCAAGAAGTCAGCCGCGCCTTCGCACGCGCCCACGAATTAGGTATAGCAACTATATTGTGGTGCTATCTTCGTAACAACGCCTTTAAGCAAGATAAAGATTACCATATATCCGCAGATCTTACTGGTCAAGCAAACCACTTAGGCGTAACCATTCAAGCTGACATTATTAAACAAAAGCTACCTGAATGTAACAACGGCTATGGAGCAGTTACACAGGTTACAGGCGAAAAATACGGTATGACTAATCAGCGAGTTTACTCTGAATTAACAACCGATCATCCTATTGATTTAACTCGCTATCAAGTGCTGAATTGTTATTCAGGTCGTGCAGGTTTAATTAACTCCGGTGGCGCGTCTGGTAAAAACGACTTTGCAGAAGCAATTCGCACGGCTGTAATTAACAAACGTGCTGGTGGTTCTGGATTAATTTCTGGTCGAAAAACCTTCCAACGTCCTTTTGAAGAAGGAGTCAAACTGTTTCATGCTATTCAGGATGTTTATTTGTCCCCAGATGTAACAATTG
- a CDS encoding VOC family protein has protein sequence MFLKSTFVSIATSKLETIVQFYTDLVGVEPENYIPNVYAEFQLLNLRLGIFQPKETNRQEFNNTEKSPISLCFEVSGLESAIAHITALGYPPPGKIINASHGREIYAYDPDGNRIIFYQSNKLD, from the coding sequence ATGTTTTTAAAATCTACTTTTGTGAGTATAGCAACTAGCAAATTAGAAACAATTGTACAATTTTATACTGATTTAGTTGGTGTAGAACCTGAAAATTATATTCCTAACGTTTATGCTGAGTTCCAATTACTTAATTTACGCTTGGGAATTTTTCAGCCGAAAGAGACGAATCGGCAAGAGTTTAATAATACAGAGAAAAGCCCGATAAGCTTGTGTTTTGAAGTAAGTGGATTAGAAAGTGCGATCGCTCACATTACTGCACTGGGATATCCGCCGCCAGGTAAGATAATTAATGCCTCACACGGTAGAGAAATTTATGCTTACGATCCTGATGGTAATCGCATAATTTTTTATCAATCTAATAAATTAGATTAA
- a CDS encoding phosphoribosyltransferase family protein: MSSTPLFSDRINAGTLLADSIIEELDKLKATGITPQPIVYALPRGGIPVAVPIARRLNCPLDIVVAKKITKPDNPELAMGAVTADGQVIWLDAKPFRKQQQNLRLEAMFQAQQKAQEQQGEFAASCPQLSAEGAIAIIVDDGIATGMTMAVAVQALRTQKPAQIWICAPVAPAELIEWLNKWCDRVIVLDTPHQFQSVSRFYYEFPQVETSIALAYLQEHNQIHQEK, encoded by the coding sequence ATGTCGTCTACACCGCTATTTAGCGATCGCATTAATGCAGGCACTCTACTAGCTGACTCTATAATTGAGGAGCTTGACAAACTTAAAGCTACTGGTATTACCCCTCAACCAATTGTCTATGCACTACCTAGAGGAGGAATTCCCGTTGCAGTACCAATTGCGCGTCGGTTGAATTGTCCTTTAGATATCGTAGTTGCCAAAAAAATTACTAAACCTGACAACCCAGAATTGGCAATGGGTGCTGTGACGGCAGATGGTCAAGTAATCTGGCTAGATGCGAAACCCTTCCGTAAACAGCAGCAAAATTTAAGGCTTGAAGCAATGTTTCAAGCTCAACAAAAAGCTCAGGAACAACAAGGCGAATTTGCTGCTAGTTGCCCACAGCTTAGTGCTGAAGGTGCGATCGCCATCATAGTAGACGATGGGATAGCCACAGGCATGACAATGGCAGTGGCAGTGCAAGCATTAAGAACCCAAAAGCCAGCACAAATATGGATTTGTGCGCCTGTAGCACCAGCAGAACTGATTGAATGGTTAAATAAATGGTGCGATCGCGTAATTGTACTAGACACCCCTCATCAGTTTCAAAGTGTTAGCCGTTTTTATTACGAATTTCCCCAAGTTGAAACTAGCATTGCTTTAGCTTATTTACAAGAGCACAACCAAATACATCAAGAAAAATGA
- a CDS encoding uracil-DNA glycosylase, with protein MSDENQLSLFDTSTTSESASSFDLIPTDAKVPIPSGTYETINQIADHCNRCHRCDLGNNRTHAVIGRGNIQAPIMIVGEGPGQNEDETGLPFVGKSGQLLEKILASVNLSTETDIYISNMVRCRPPNNRVPTTPEIEACKPYLLEQIRMVDPKIILFTGATAVRGLTGDKRGITKIRGSWIEWEGRLCMPIFHPSYLLRNPSREAGGPKWLMWQDMQAVRAKLDEIRG; from the coding sequence ATGTCGGACGAAAACCAACTCAGCTTATTTGATACCTCAACAACTAGCGAATCTGCATCATCCTTTGATCTGATTCCTACGGATGCAAAAGTCCCAATTCCTTCTGGTACTTACGAAACAATCAACCAGATAGCAGATCACTGTAACCGTTGCCATCGGTGTGATTTAGGCAATAATCGCACTCATGCTGTAATTGGGCGAGGCAATATTCAAGCACCAATTATGATTGTGGGGGAAGGGCCTGGACAAAATGAAGATGAGACAGGGTTGCCATTTGTCGGTAAATCAGGACAACTTTTGGAGAAAATTTTAGCTTCTGTGAATTTGAGTACAGAAACAGATATTTACATATCTAATATGGTGAGATGCCGACCACCTAATAACCGTGTGCCTACTACTCCAGAAATCGAAGCTTGCAAACCTTACCTATTAGAACAAATTCGGATGGTAGACCCGAAGATCATTTTGTTTACAGGTGCGACTGCTGTGCGAGGTTTAACTGGGGATAAGCGAGGTATTACAAAAATTCGTGGTTCTTGGATCGAGTGGGAAGGGCGTTTGTGTATGCCAATTTTCCACCCATCTTATCTTTTGCGTAATCCTAGCCGTGAAGCTGGTGGCCCTAAATGGTTAATGTGGCAGGATATGCAGGCAGTACGCGCCAAGTTAGATGAAATTAGAGGGTGA